One region of Verrucomicrobiia bacterium genomic DNA includes:
- a CDS encoding 1-acyl-sn-glycerol-3-phosphate acyltransferase — MKRELYLNHTHKTTFLYYLGFVLSYLIFRFLFRRKVYGIEHVPKEGAFLICANHLSYFDPPCIGSSLPFHHIFYLARKTLFKSRLMGWLLPRIHAIPVDQEKADIFGIRTTLQVLKAGAPLLLFPEGARSWDGQLQKGEPGTGMIALKSGAPILPVRIRGSFEAWPRGCSKIKLHPITVTFGPVLPPFQPPAHLSTQESYQWISDQIMEAIAKL; from the coding sequence ATGAAGCGCGAGCTTTATCTTAATCACACTCACAAAACCACTTTCCTTTATTATCTCGGCTTCGTTTTGTCTTACCTCATTTTCCGTTTTTTGTTTCGTCGCAAAGTCTATGGCATCGAACATGTTCCTAAAGAAGGCGCCTTTTTGATCTGTGCCAATCATTTGAGTTATTTTGATCCTCCTTGCATTGGCTCATCACTTCCTTTTCATCATATCTTTTATCTTGCGCGAAAAACTCTTTTCAAATCACGGCTGATGGGATGGTTACTTCCCCGCATTCATGCAATTCCTGTAGATCAAGAAAAAGCAGATATTTTTGGTATTCGCACCACATTGCAAGTGCTCAAAGCCGGCGCACCCTTGCTGCTCTTTCCGGAAGGCGCACGAAGTTGGGATGGTCAACTACAAAAAGGAGAACCGGGTACTGGCATGATTGCCCTAAAATCCGGCGCGCCAATTCTACCAGTTAGAATTCGCGGCAGCTTTGAAGCCTGGCCACGCGGTTGTTCCAAAATCAAATTGCATCCCATCACAGTCACATTCGGTCCCGTGCTTCCTCCTTTCCAACCTCCCGCTCATCTTTCCACACAGGAAAGTTATCAATGGATTTCCGACCAAATTATGGAAGCCATTGCCAAATTATGA
- the cmk gene encoding (d)CMP kinase encodes MNSFQQNIVIAIDGPSASGKSTIARELARALPGFIYVDTGAMYRAVTWRILREKIDPHNSQTVETFVKQMPFFCEIRGNTIALKFEEPVDPFVLRRREVNENVSTISLIPAVRQRLVYEQQQLRAFAPLVMEGRDIGSVVFPDTPYKFYLDAKLEVRAERRKDQGENDSISQRDAIDSNRKISPLKIASDAHVVDSSTMTISEVVSYILEQLSQRGLNVENANQP; translated from the coding sequence ATGAACTCCTTTCAACAAAATATTGTTATCGCGATTGATGGTCCTTCTGCCTCAGGCAAAAGCACCATTGCTCGCGAGCTAGCGCGTGCGTTGCCTGGTTTTATTTATGTCGACACTGGCGCCATGTATCGCGCGGTAACGTGGCGCATCTTACGCGAAAAAATTGATCCGCATAATTCCCAAACCGTTGAAACTTTTGTTAAACAAATGCCTTTTTTTTGTGAAATTCGAGGCAACACGATTGCGCTCAAATTCGAGGAGCCTGTGGATCCCTTCGTATTACGGCGACGCGAGGTTAACGAAAATGTCTCCACTATTTCTCTTATTCCCGCGGTGCGTCAACGGCTCGTCTACGAGCAACAACAATTGCGCGCCTTTGCGCCGTTAGTCATGGAAGGAAGAGATATCGGCTCTGTTGTTTTCCCTGATACACCTTATAAATTTTATTTGGATGCCAAATTAGAGGTGCGCGCCGAACGCAGAAAAGATCAGGGTGAAAATGATTCCATTTCTCAACGCGATGCCATTGATTCCAATCGCAAAATTTCTCCTCTCAAAATTGCGTCTGATGCGCATGTCGTAGACTCTTCCACCATGACCATTTCCGAAGTAGTATCTTACATTCTGGAGCAGCTCAGCCAACGCGGTCTGAACGTGGAAAATGCGAATCAACCATGA
- a CDS encoding prephenate dehydrogenase: MQFNKVAILGAGLLGSSLALAMKRHRLAKNIMLWTRRSEIIAQLHSQHIGNSATTDIQEAVTEAQLVIFSTPIGVMPTLAKTSLPYLTPDTLVTDVGSVKTTVVEALEKIFDSHALFIGSHPMAGSDKTGFEHATEILFDNAACFVTPTQNTSPAAQQKITELWTTLGCRIKILPPDHHDQLVAAISHLPHLVASLLVNTVTSHHTADALQWVGGGFRDGTRVALGSPPMWNEILNQNRNAVLKAIQDFRHHLDQTENLLQQNQSIEKSLEEAAKARKQIMRK; encoded by the coding sequence AGCGATGAAACGACATCGACTCGCCAAAAATATTATGCTTTGGACACGACGCTCCGAAATTATCGCGCAACTTCACTCCCAACATATTGGCAACTCTGCCACTACCGACATTCAAGAAGCTGTCACCGAAGCGCAGCTGGTTATTTTTTCTACTCCCATTGGCGTCATGCCAACTCTTGCTAAAACTAGTCTTCCTTATCTAACTCCAGACACTTTGGTTACTGATGTCGGCAGCGTCAAAACGACCGTCGTAGAAGCTCTGGAAAAAATTTTCGATTCGCACGCGCTTTTCATCGGCAGTCATCCCATGGCTGGATCAGATAAAACCGGTTTCGAACATGCTACAGAAATTTTATTTGATAACGCCGCTTGCTTTGTCACTCCCACCCAAAACACTTCACCTGCTGCTCAGCAAAAAATAACCGAGCTTTGGACAACGCTCGGTTGTCGCATCAAAATATTACCTCCCGATCATCATGATCAACTGGTTGCTGCGATCAGTCATCTGCCTCATCTTGTCGCTTCCTTACTCGTCAACACCGTTACCTCACACCATACCGCAGATGCTCTCCAATGGGTTGGAGGCGGTTTTCGTGATGGCACGCGCGTTGCTTTAGGCTCGCCACCTATGTGGAATGAAATTCTTAACCAAAATCGTAATGCCGTTTTAAAAGCGATTCAGGATTTTCGCCACCACCTGGATCAAACAGAAAATTTACTTCAACAAAATCAATCTATCGAGAAATCGCTCGAAGAGGCTGCTAAAGCGAGAAAACAAATAATGAGAAAATAA
- the purM gene encoding phosphoribosylformylglycinamidine cyclo-ligase, which produces MKKNGGAYARAGVNLEQASRDKAKAFTTVHQFAGFFRANFPKIKNPILVASTDGIGSKLMLASQPNHHSQIAADLVYHCVNDILTCGAQPLFFLDHISFKKWDSKIFHALIHGFKKACSETGCSLIGGETAELPEFFSKEKNVKYDLSGTIIGVVDEKERIDGKKIKPGDAIIGLPSNGLHTNGYTLARKILLHDLRLKLTDRLPGSRETLGALLRKPHRCYLKEIQMLQKKVLIKGMAHITGGGLIDNLNRILPHKTKALINKSSWQPSPLFRFLKQSGKLSEPEAYGVFNMGIGFVLIVDSQVTDKILKSIKCYYLGKITNLQ; this is translated from the coding sequence ATGAAAAAAAACGGCGGAGCTTATGCCCGAGCTGGCGTGAACTTAGAACAAGCCAGTCGCGATAAAGCAAAAGCGTTTACCACAGTACATCAATTTGCGGGTTTTTTTCGTGCCAACTTTCCTAAAATAAAAAACCCGATTTTGGTGGCAAGCACCGACGGGATAGGCTCGAAATTGATGCTCGCCTCGCAACCCAATCATCACTCCCAAATCGCAGCCGATTTAGTTTATCATTGCGTCAATGACATTTTAACATGTGGCGCGCAACCTCTCTTTTTCTTGGATCATATCAGCTTTAAAAAATGGGATAGCAAAATTTTCCACGCTCTCATTCACGGATTCAAAAAAGCTTGTTCGGAAACAGGTTGCTCTCTTATCGGTGGCGAAACAGCAGAATTACCGGAATTTTTTTCTAAAGAAAAAAATGTTAAATATGACTTGTCTGGAACAATCATTGGTGTGGTGGATGAAAAAGAGCGCATTGACGGGAAAAAAATAAAGCCTGGTGATGCGATTATCGGTCTCCCCTCCAATGGGCTTCACACCAACGGCTACACACTTGCACGAAAAATTTTACTTCACGACCTGCGATTAAAACTCACCGATCGCCTTCCCGGTTCCCGTGAAACTCTAGGCGCTTTATTAAGAAAGCCCCATCGCTGCTATTTAAAAGAGATCCAAATGCTTCAAAAAAAAGTGTTAATCAAAGGCATGGCTCATATCACCGGAGGCGGATTGATTGACAATCTGAATCGAATTTTACCACACAAAACCAAAGCGCTTATTAACAAATCATCGTGGCAGCCTTCTCCACTTTTTCGTTTCCTCAAGCAATCAGGAAAATTATCAGAGCCAGAAGCTTATGGCGTATTTAACATGGGCATTGGATTTGTTTTAATCGTTGACTCACAAGTCACTGATAAAATACTGAAATCAATAAAATGTTATTACCTTGGTAAAATCACAAATCTTCAATAA
- the aroA gene encoding 3-phosphoshikimate 1-carboxyvinyltransferase — MSEIRVQKLKKLETRLKVPGDKSMSHRAILLAGLAEGTSRISGFLTSEDCLCTLRAMQALGTHIDFINENTFDVTGVGGECQPVLETIDCGNSGTLMRLISGVLSAQPFPSRLSGDVSLNSRPMKRIMEPLREMGAQIESETHNDCAPLLLHGAHLEAIAYQSPVASAQVKSCLLLAGLFAQGNTSVTEPALSRDHTERMMRYFYIPLRNQDLTVTVPGGSLPQARDFMVPGDFSSAAFWMAAAAAFPGSQLFIEDIGLNPTRTGLVSVLMRMGAQIREFIETGKEMEPHGNLEIQGRNLRGTLIEGKEIANVIDEIPIISVLAALAEGETIIKDAAELRVKETDRIAAITQNLRAFGAEVEETSDGMIIQGGRPLKSATVESFGDHRIAMAFAILGLFCEGQTRILNTACIDTSYPQFEQHLAQLAT; from the coding sequence ATGTCTGAGATTCGTGTCCAAAAGTTAAAAAAATTAGAAACTCGTCTCAAAGTGCCCGGAGACAAAAGTATGTCGCACCGCGCAATATTGCTTGCAGGGTTAGCCGAAGGCACCAGTCGCATCAGCGGTTTTTTAACCAGTGAAGATTGCCTCTGCACCTTGCGCGCCATGCAAGCGTTGGGAACTCATATTGACTTTATTAATGAAAACACTTTTGATGTCACAGGTGTGGGTGGAGAATGTCAACCCGTGCTGGAAACTATTGATTGCGGCAACTCGGGAACGTTAATGCGTTTGATTTCGGGTGTTTTATCGGCACAACCTTTTCCCTCGCGATTATCTGGCGATGTTTCACTTAATAGCCGCCCTATGAAACGCATTATGGAACCACTTCGCGAAATGGGCGCGCAAATTGAAAGCGAAACTCATAACGATTGCGCTCCCTTGCTTTTACATGGCGCTCACTTGGAAGCGATCGCTTATCAATCACCCGTCGCTAGCGCCCAAGTTAAATCCTGTTTATTATTGGCCGGTCTTTTTGCTCAAGGCAACACCAGCGTTACAGAGCCCGCCTTATCGCGTGATCATACCGAACGCATGATGCGCTATTTTTATATTCCCCTTCGCAACCAAGACCTCACCGTAACCGTGCCCGGAGGCAGCCTGCCTCAAGCTCGAGATTTTATGGTTCCCGGAGATTTTTCCTCAGCAGCATTCTGGATGGCAGCCGCTGCGGCATTTCCCGGTTCCCAACTTTTTATCGAAGACATCGGTCTCAACCCCACTCGCACAGGATTAGTAAGCGTGCTGATGCGTATGGGTGCGCAAATCCGTGAATTTATTGAAACTGGCAAAGAGATGGAGCCCCATGGTAATTTGGAAATTCAAGGTCGCAATCTTCGTGGCACCTTGATTGAAGGAAAAGAAATTGCCAATGTGATTGATGAAATCCCCATTATCTCGGTGCTGGCTGCTTTGGCGGAAGGTGAAACCATTATCAAAGATGCCGCAGAATTGCGCGTCAAAGAAACCGATCGCATCGCTGCTATCACGCAAAATCTGCGCGCATTTGGGGCTGAAGTTGAAGAAACTAGCGATGGCATGATTATTCAAGGCGGACGCCCACTAAAAAGTGCAACCGTGGAAAGTTTCGGTGATCATCGTATCGCCATGGCTTTTGCGATTCTCGGACTTTTCTGCGAAGGCCAAACGCGTATTTTAAATACTGCTTGCATTGATACTTCTTATCCCCAATTTGAACAGCATTTGGCCCAGCTAGCAACATGA